From one Rosa rugosa chromosome 4, drRosRugo1.1, whole genome shotgun sequence genomic stretch:
- the LOC133744618 gene encoding uncharacterized protein LOC133744618, with amino-acid sequence MAREHRGRGRREGSSRGGEGVSRGGVGASRGGDEGVSRSRGEGVSRSRGEGAPRGGAVGGSRGVGEGVSRGRGEGVPGRGVVGSSRGGGEGSSRGVLSRVEQAVGSDVPKVENVEVLEIPHSPRGRLVLGEMPID; translated from the coding sequence ATGGCGCGGGAGCATCGCGGTCGCGGTAGGCGAGAGGGTTCCTCTCGTGGAGGTGAAGGAGTTTCTCGTGGTGGTGTCGGCGCTTCTCGTGGAGGTGACGAGGGTGTTTCTCGCAGTCGTGGCGAGGGTGTTTCTCGCAGTCGTGGCGAGGGTGCTCCCCGTGGGGGTGCGGTGGGCGGTTCCCGAGGAGTTGGTGAGGGTGTTTCCAGAGGACGTGGTGAGGGTGTTCCTGGCAGGGGTGTCGTGGGCAGTTCCCGAGGAGGTGGTGAGGGTTCGTCTCGTGGAGTTCTGAGTAGGGTTGAGCAAGCTGTGGGTTCCGATGTGCCTAAGGTGGAGAATGTTGAAGTGTTGGAGATTCCGCACTCGCCGCGGGGGCGGTTAGTCCTTGGCGAGATGCCCATTGATTAG